One window from the genome of Bacteroidota bacterium encodes:
- a CDS encoding DNA cytosine methyltransferase yields the protein MTEYVKYINEVLRPKITEREIVLDLFAGCGGLSLGFEAAGYKTIGFEMDNASCNTYNKNLAGECFNVKLDLDFDYPQADIIIGGPPCQPFSVGGYQKGIKDARDGFPIFIDAVKKLHPKVFMFENVRGLLYGNKWYFDLILIELRKLGYIIDYKLLNAVNYGVPQNRERLFVFGHRAKFNFPQTHNRKVTVGEAIGDTMFNAPSDSKFLTPSMDAYVAKYEKASHCINPRDLYFEKPARTLTCRNLAGATGDMQRVRLKDGRRRRLLHNEAARLQSFPDWFEFIGNETQRFNQIGNAVPPLLAYQLATSLKECFKTDQLYSPLEIIENNMQPNQVLSLF from the coding sequence ATGACTGAGTATGTCAAATATATAAATGAGGTTTTAAGACCTAAAATTACCGAAAGAGAAATAGTTCTTGATTTGTTTGCAGGTTGTGGAGGATTGTCCCTTGGATTTGAGGCAGCTGGTTATAAGACTATCGGGTTTGAAATGGATAATGCCTCTTGTAATACATATAATAAAAATTTAGCGGGGGAATGTTTTAATGTAAAACTTGATCTTGATTTTGATTATCCCCAAGCTGATATCATTATTGGAGGTCCACCATGTCAACCTTTTAGTGTTGGTGGGTATCAAAAAGGCATAAAAGATGCAAGAGATGGATTTCCAATTTTTATTGATGCTGTAAAAAAGCTGCACCCCAAGGTTTTTATGTTTGAAAATGTTAGGGGACTTCTTTATGGTAACAAATGGTATTTTGATTTGATATTAATCGAACTAAGAAAACTGGGGTATATAATTGATTATAAGCTTTTAAATGCGGTAAACTATGGAGTGCCTCAAAATAGAGAGCGACTTTTTGTATTTGGACACAGGGCAAAATTCAATTTTCCGCAGACACATAATAGGAAAGTAACTGTTGGGGAAGCTATCGGCGATACAATGTTCAACGCTCCAAGTGATAGTAAGTTTCTAACTCCCTCTATGGATGCTTATGTTGCAAAATATGAAAAAGCCTCTCACTGTATTAACCCTAGAGATTTATACTTTGAAAAACCAGCAAGGACTTTGACTTGCAGAAATCTTGCAGGAGCAACAGGCGATATGCAACGCGTGAGATTAAAAGATGGTAGACGAAGAAGGTTGCTTCATAATGAAGCTGCTCGGTTACAGAGTTTTCCTGATTGGTTTGAGTTTATTGGTAATGAAACACAAAGATTTAATCAGATTGGTAACGCAGTTCCCCCGCTACTCGCTTATCAGTTAGCAACCTCACTAAAAGAATGCTTTAAAACAGACCAACTTTATTCCCCTCTTGAAATTATAGAAAATAATATGCAACCCAATCAAGTTTTATCTCTATTCTAA
- the mnmE gene encoding tRNA uridine-5-carboxymethylaminomethyl(34) synthesis GTPase MnmE: protein MDTVRGYNPADTIAALATPSGVGAIGIIRLSGSNTFAILDKIFTVKNLAEKPSHTLHFGKIKDGDTVLDEVLVSIFKTPNSYTGEDVAEISCHGSQYILQKVLELLVHNGARLAQPGEYTLRAFLNKKLDLSQAEAVADIINADSEAALKTAMNQMRGGYSEKIRMLRERLVNFASLIELELDFAEEDVEFANRDQLKALVYEILGVVNNLQQSFKLGNVIKNGIPTVIAGKPNAGKSTLLNALLNEERAIVSDIAGTTRDTIEEAMQLNGIVFRFIDTAGIRTHSDSEIETIGIGRTHEKIKTAALVIYLFDVNTTTPQTLAAELEVLNDFTGKLLLVGNKAEGHNPQQLQQQYAHLGDVVVISSKEKNIAPLLAALETFANTHTHTADQTIITNLRHYEALQHTATALEAVVNGLDSGITGELLAFDIRRSLHHLGEIVGDITTDDLLANIFSKFCIGK from the coding sequence ATTGATACTGTGAGAGGATACAACCCCGCCGATACCATTGCAGCCCTTGCCACACCCAGCGGTGTAGGAGCCATAGGCATTATACGACTTAGCGGCAGCAACACCTTTGCCATACTTGATAAAATATTTACCGTTAAAAACTTGGCTGAAAAGCCCAGCCATACCCTGCATTTTGGCAAGATAAAAGACGGCGATACCGTGCTTGATGAAGTACTGGTTTCCATCTTTAAAACCCCCAACTCATACACAGGCGAAGACGTTGCCGAAATAAGCTGTCACGGGTCGCAATACATACTGCAAAAAGTACTGGAACTATTGGTGCACAACGGTGCAAGGCTTGCCCAACCGGGCGAATACACCCTGCGTGCTTTCCTCAACAAAAAACTTGATTTATCACAAGCCGAGGCCGTTGCCGATATTATAAATGCCGATAGCGAAGCCGCCCTTAAAACCGCCATGAACCAAATGCGTGGCGGCTACTCTGAAAAGATACGAATGCTTAGGGAGCGATTGGTAAACTTTGCCTCGCTGATAGAATTAGAGTTAGATTTTGCCGAAGAAGACGTTGAGTTTGCCAACCGCGACCAACTGAAAGCCCTTGTGTACGAAATATTGGGAGTGGTAAACAACCTGCAACAATCCTTCAAACTGGGTAATGTGATAAAAAACGGCATACCTACCGTAATAGCAGGCAAACCCAATGCAGGCAAAAGCACCCTGCTAAACGCCCTGCTAAACGAAGAACGAGCCATAGTGAGCGATATAGCAGGCACCACCCGCGATACCATAGAGGAGGCCATGCAGCTAAACGGCATAGTGTTTAGGTTTATTGATACCGCAGGCATACGCACCCACAGCGATAGCGAGATAGAAACCATTGGTATTGGCCGCACGCACGAGAAAATAAAAACCGCCGCCCTTGTTATCTACCTGTTTGATGTAAACACCACCACACCCCAAACCCTTGCCGCCGAGTTGGAGGTACTGAACGATTTTACAGGCAAACTGCTGCTGGTGGGAAACAAAGCCGAAGGCCACAACCCCCAACAACTGCAACAACAATATGCCCACTTGGGCGATGTGGTAGTAATATCATCTAAAGAAAAAAATATTGCCCCATTGTTGGCCGCCCTTGAAACTTTTGCCAACACCCATACCCACACTGCCGACCAAACCATTATTACCAACCTGCGCCACTACGAAGCCCTGCAACACACCGCCACCGCTCTTGAAGCCGTTGTAAACGGATTGGATAGCGGCATAACCGGCGAGCTGCTGGCCTTTGATATTCGCCGCTCGCTACACCATTTAGGTGAAATAGTGGGTGACATTACTACTGACGACCTGCTGGCCAATATTTTCAGCAAGTTTTGTATTGGAAAGTGA
- a CDS encoding DUF2452 domain-containing protein — protein sequence MKDPEKDKPLYEGEASFAPYPLTVSSPPIKTEDKRLIKATAYESMQQHANQQILLLRKQAELILEQVRKIEERVEISRRIYEADLRFTPEVGQQYHLYRKNGKDVITMIAPDEWGKKMPYDEYIASMILLADKSWEITNKNNDAQL from the coding sequence TTGAAAGACCCCGAAAAAGATAAACCCTTGTACGAAGGCGAAGCATCGTTTGCTCCTTATCCGCTTACGGTAAGCTCGCCGCCCATAAAAACCGAAGACAAACGGCTGATAAAAGCCACTGCCTACGAATCGATGCAGCAACACGCCAACCAGCAAATATTGTTGCTTCGCAAACAAGCCGAGTTGATTTTGGAGCAGGTAAGAAAAATTGAAGAACGGGTCGAAATTTCGAGAAGAATATATGAAGCCGACCTTCGCTTTACCCCCGAAGTAGGACAGCAGTATCACTTATACCGAAAAAACGGAAAAGACGTTATTACTATGATTGCTCCCGACGAATGGGGTAAAAAAATGCCCTATGATGAGTATATTGCAAGTATGATACTTCTGGCCGATAAAAGCTGGGAGATAACGAATAAAAATAATGACGCCCAACTATAG
- a CDS encoding carotenoid biosynthesis protein, whose protein sequence is MLRLRTRVYLFRGLSKQFKFKHKTSVWLFCWSENLKCGCGGIKFTQTNPIFALFIVVSMAKKSKNARWGIIVLIIFHLVGLVGFNIPSLKPMFMQLVPYHLLLCLGVLLAFHQPWKGKFVLGAILVMFAGWAIEWVGVETGKIFGSYHYGATLGKKFDGIPLIIGVNWFILLYSSLLLAEMITKLNWLKCVLAGIFMVLMDILIEPVAVRYDYWQWHTLHIPIQNYIAWGVFGTLLAFGFSSIKLKLQNPVAVPLYAIQLVFFMIMNVLL, encoded by the coding sequence ATGCTTCGCCTTCGTACAAGGGTTTATCTTTTTCGGGGTCTTTCAAAGCAGTTCAAATTTAAGCATAAAACAAGCGTTTGGCTATTTTGTTGGAGTGAGAATCTGAAATGTGGGTGTGGGGGTATCAAATTCACCCAAACAAACCCCATATTTGCGTTGTTCATCGTTGTTAGCATGGCAAAAAAGAGTAAAAACGCCCGTTGGGGAATTATTGTACTGATTATATTTCATTTGGTAGGGTTAGTGGGCTTCAATATCCCTTCGCTAAAGCCAATGTTTATGCAATTAGTGCCCTACCATTTGCTGTTGTGTTTAGGGGTACTGCTGGCATTTCACCAACCGTGGAAAGGAAAGTTTGTGTTGGGAGCAATTTTGGTAATGTTTGCAGGCTGGGCTATTGAGTGGGTAGGCGTTGAAACAGGAAAAATATTCGGCAGCTACCACTACGGGGCTACTTTGGGAAAAAAGTTTGACGGTATTCCGCTGATTATTGGCGTTAACTGGTTTATACTGCTATACAGCAGCTTATTATTAGCCGAAATGATTACCAAGTTAAACTGGCTTAAATGTGTGTTGGCAGGAATTTTTATGGTGCTGATGGACATACTGATAGAGCCTGTGGCCGTTCGCTATGATTATTGGCAGTGGCATACGTTGCACATTCCTATACAAAACTACATAGCATGGGGTGTATTTGGCACTTTGCTGGCTTTTGGTTTTAGCAGTATAAAATTAAAACTGCAAAACCCTGTGGCTGTGCCACTTTACGCAATACAGCTTGTTTTTTTTATGATAATGAATGTTTTGCTATGA
- a CDS encoding glutathione peroxidase codes for MKKVITYVIILGAVALVALAFVLPKKDKAPAAPANSDVPKTFHELSLKTLDGKGQINFADYKGKKVLCVNVASECGYTYQYEDLQKLSERYKDTLVIVGFPCNQFGGQEPGAPEEIATFCQKNYGVSFPLTEKIEVKGDNQHPVYQWLTKKQYNGVDDYSVAWNFNKFLLDENGKLMAHFGSKTKPFDADLIKLIEKKAQ; via the coding sequence ATGAAAAAAGTGATAACATACGTAATTATATTGGGTGCTGTGGCCTTAGTGGCCTTGGCTTTTGTGTTGCCAAAGAAAGATAAAGCACCTGCAGCACCAGCAAACAGTGATGTACCAAAAACCTTTCACGAGTTGAGTTTGAAAACGCTTGACGGAAAAGGACAAATAAACTTTGCCGATTACAAAGGCAAAAAAGTTTTGTGCGTAAACGTAGCCAGCGAATGCGGTTATACTTACCAATACGAAGATTTGCAAAAATTATCAGAGCGATATAAAGATACGTTGGTAATTGTAGGATTCCCCTGCAACCAATTTGGCGGCCAAGAGCCGGGCGCACCTGAAGAGATAGCCACGTTTTGCCAAAAGAATTACGGTGTTTCTTTTCCGTTAACAGAAAAGATTGAAGTAAAAGGCGACAACCAACATCCTGTTTACCAATGGCTAACTAAGAAACAATACAACGGTGTGGATGATTACAGCGTAGCGTGGAATTTTAACAAGTTTTTGTTGGACGAAAACGGTAAGCTGATGGCTCATTTTGGGTCTAAAACCAAACCGTTCGACGCTGATTTAATTAAACTTATTGAGAAGAAAGCACAATAA
- a CDS encoding carotene hydroxylase: MHTAFNIAVVIATFLVMEFMAWFTHKYVMHGLMWYFHYDHHNGRKGFFERNDVFFLIFAIPGWLFTMFGMMHGNDWKLFVGIGIILYGLAYFLVHDVYIHQRFKWFKNSNWIYFRAIRRAHRAHHSHLDKHKGESFGMLIVGRKYWQQARNSK, translated from the coding sequence ATGCACACTGCGTTTAACATTGCTGTAGTTATTGCTACTTTTTTGGTGATGGAGTTTATGGCGTGGTTTACCCATAAATATGTGATGCACGGGTTGATGTGGTATTTTCATTACGACCACCACAACGGACGCAAAGGTTTCTTTGAGCGCAACGATGTTTTCTTCTTGATTTTTGCCATACCCGGTTGGTTATTCACCATGTTTGGTATGATGCACGGCAACGACTGGAAACTGTTTGTGGGCATTGGTATCATATTGTACGGACTTGCTTATTTTTTGGTGCATGATGTGTACATACACCAACGTTTTAAGTGGTTTAAAAACAGCAATTGGATATATTTTAGAGCCATACGCCGTGCCCACCGCGCCCACCACAGTCATTTAGATAAACACAAAGGAGAATCTTTCGGGATGCTGATTGTGGGACGTAAATACTGGCAACAGGCAAGAAACAGTAAATAA